ATTGCCAAAATGATTTTAGGTATTTAAATTTTTCCACCTATGAAACCTATCAATCTTAAGCAAAAACACGCTCAATTTACGAAGCAATGGCACCCACATCAAATTGCTATTGTCGATGATATGCAAGTTATCCTAGCAAAAATAAAAGGAGAGTTTGTATGGCATTCGCACGAAAATGAAGATGAACTTTTTCAAGTATTGAAAGGTACTTTGTACATGAAGTTTCGTGATAGAACCGAAGTCGTAAAAGAAGGGGAAATTATTGTAGTCCCCAAAGGTGTGGAGCATTGCCCCTCAACAAAAGATGGGGAAGAGGTGCATCTATTACTTTTCGAAAAACAAAATACGGCCCATACCGGTGCGGTACAACATGAAATGACCCAAACCGAATATCCCAAAATTTAGGGAATTGCATATATTAGTCTATGAAAATCCTCCACCTAGATACCAACCACCCATTACTTATTGAACAATTTACAGCACTTGGCTTTGAAAACGATGAAGATTATAAGTCGTCCAAAGAGCAAATAGAGAAGAAAATCCATTTGTATGACGGAATCGTTATCAGAAGCAGGTTTACCATTGACCAACAGTTTCTAGACAAAGCAACAAA
The nucleotide sequence above comes from Flagellimonas sp. HMM57. Encoded proteins:
- a CDS encoding cupin domain-containing protein, whose product is MKPINLKQKHAQFTKQWHPHQIAIVDDMQVILAKIKGEFVWHSHENEDELFQVLKGTLYMKFRDRTEVVKEGEIIVVPKGVEHCPSTKDGEEVHLLLFEKQNTAHTGAVQHEMTQTEYPKI